In one Nitrospirota bacterium genomic region, the following are encoded:
- the folP gene encoding dihydropteroate synthase, whose protein sequence is MKLSWSHYDLDFCRKTHIMGILNITPDSFSDGGLHFDISAAIQQGVKMVSDGADIIDIGGESTRPGSEPVSCEEELRRTIPVIRELAKKIAVPISIDTYKSEVARQALAAGASIVNDISGLRFDPEMPEVIAHHKVPIVIMHIKGRPREMQHNPQYEALIPEITDYFRISIRLAKKFGIPDELMILDPGIGFGKSFDHNLEILNNLEQFSLLEKPLLVGPSRKAFLGKILGDVPASDRLEGTAAAAAVSIMKGAHILRVHDVKEVARVARVVDAIKREKVA, encoded by the coding sequence ATGAAACTGAGCTGGTCACACTACGACCTGGACTTCTGCAGGAAGACCCATATCATGGGCATTCTCAATATCACACCTGATTCGTTTTCTGACGGCGGCCTGCACTTCGACATATCTGCAGCCATACAACAGGGCGTCAAAATGGTCAGTGATGGTGCTGACATTATTGATATCGGAGGAGAATCAACACGGCCGGGGTCTGAGCCCGTCTCGTGTGAAGAAGAACTCCGCCGCACCATACCGGTCATCAGGGAGCTCGCCAAGAAAATTGCCGTACCCATATCGATCGATACGTACAAATCAGAGGTTGCACGGCAGGCACTTGCGGCTGGTGCTTCAATCGTAAACGATATCAGCGGTCTGAGATTCGACCCCGAAATGCCGGAGGTCATCGCCCACCATAAGGTTCCGATAGTCATCATGCATATCAAGGGCCGTCCCCGGGAGATGCAGCATAACCCCCAGTACGAAGCCCTGATCCCCGAGATCACGGACTACTTCAGAATCAGCATCAGGCTTGCAAAGAAATTCGGCATTCCTGACGAACTGATGATACTCGATCCAGGAATCGGTTTTGGCAAGTCCTTTGACCATAACCTCGAAATACTGAACAATCTTGAACAGTTCAGCCTTCTTGAAAAACCGCTCCTGGTCGGCCCTTCCCGCAAAGCATTCCTTGGCAAGATCCTTGGCGACGTTCCTGCCTCAGACAGGCTTGAGGGTACGGCAGCAGCCGCTGCGGTCTCGATCATGAAGGGCGCTCATATCCTTCGCGTTCATGATGTGAAAGAAGTGGCAAGGGTTGCCCGGGTTGTTGATGCGATCAAAAGAGAGAAGGTTGCGTGA
- a CDS encoding SDR family oxidoreductase: MKHSSEEIARCIALLQDLEKDSGQFAALSEEQRIALMKATGKISRPDRAETKKRNKASRIMQSLTALEKDRRARNTTGIRTARADEVFTAPAEIEFKPDGSRQKSEQLNAPRNCYICKEKFTQLHFFYDTMCCKCGDLNYKKRFQTASLHGQVALITGSRLKIGYQATLLMLRAGATVIATTRFPVDAAIRYSKEEGYAEWGDRLHIHGLDLRHIPSVELFAGYVEHRYGRLDLLINNAAQTVRRPAGFYAHLIENEQKGFSALSGEAQKLLTDHEVCKKQIQSLCQSDNAQDAALPVAWHNQNPGIGLRESARLSQIPYSHDNSLASEELFPSGKLDADLQQVDLRKTNSWRLRLGEIGTSEMLEVQLVNSVAPFVLCNRLVSLMQRDYTGKKHIVNVTAMEGKFFRFKKDARHPHTNMAKAALNMLTHTSAEDLAKAGIYMNAVDTGWVTDEDPLELSQLKQKVHDFQPPLDIVDGAARVCDPFFDGILTGKHWCGKFLKDYFPIDW, translated from the coding sequence GTGAAACACTCGTCCGAAGAAATTGCGCGCTGCATCGCCCTGCTTCAGGATCTCGAAAAAGATTCCGGACAGTTCGCTGCGCTTTCGGAAGAACAAAGAATTGCGCTTATGAAGGCGACCGGAAAGATATCCCGGCCTGACCGGGCAGAAACAAAGAAGAGAAATAAGGCATCGAGAATAATGCAGAGCCTGACAGCTCTCGAAAAAGACAGACGCGCCAGGAATACTACAGGCATTCGCACGGCAAGAGCTGACGAGGTATTTACGGCCCCTGCTGAGATCGAATTCAAGCCGGATGGGTCCCGTCAAAAGAGCGAACAACTGAATGCACCGCGCAATTGCTATATCTGCAAAGAAAAGTTCACTCAGCTGCACTTTTTCTACGATACTATGTGCTGCAAATGCGGCGACCTGAATTATAAAAAACGTTTTCAGACAGCTTCACTTCATGGGCAGGTTGCTCTCATTACCGGCTCGCGCCTGAAAATCGGATATCAGGCAACGCTGCTGATGCTGCGTGCCGGCGCTACCGTGATCGCCACAACAAGATTTCCGGTTGATGCGGCAATAAGATATTCAAAAGAAGAGGGATATGCCGAGTGGGGAGACCGGCTGCATATTCATGGACTGGATCTGAGACATATTCCGAGCGTTGAGCTGTTTGCTGGCTATGTGGAGCATCGTTACGGCCGTCTTGACCTGCTGATCAATAATGCAGCCCAGACAGTAAGGCGGCCTGCAGGTTTTTATGCTCATCTTATCGAAAATGAACAAAAAGGTTTTAGCGCTTTATCCGGAGAGGCACAGAAGCTTCTTACTGACCATGAAGTCTGCAAGAAACAGATCCAGTCCCTCTGCCAAAGCGACAACGCTCAAGACGCCGCCCTTCCGGTTGCGTGGCATAATCAGAACCCTGGGATCGGCCTGCGGGAATCCGCCCGGTTATCACAAATCCCTTACAGTCACGATAACTCCCTTGCATCGGAAGAACTTTTTCCATCGGGAAAGCTGGATGCTGATCTTCAACAGGTGGACCTGCGCAAAACAAACAGCTGGCGCCTGCGTCTGGGAGAAATCGGGACTTCGGAAATGCTTGAAGTGCAGCTTGTGAATTCAGTGGCGCCGTTTGTCCTCTGCAACAGGCTGGTATCTCTGATGCAGCGCGATTATACCGGCAAAAAACATATCGTGAATGTGACGGCCATGGAGGGCAAGTTCTTCAGGTTCAAAAAAGACGCGCGCCACCCTCATACGAATATGGCCAAAGCGGCCTTAAATATGCTGACGCACACGTCAGCAGAAGACCTCGCAAAAGCCGGCATCTATATGAATGCGGTTGACACCGGATGGGTGACGGATGAAGACCCTCTTGAGCTCTCACAATTGAAACAGAAGGTCCATGATTTCCAGCCGCCATTGGATATTGTCGATGGAGCCGCCCGGGTCTGCGACCCGTTTTTTGACGGGATATTGACCGGCAAACACTGGTGCGGCAAATTTCTGAAAGATTATTTCCCTATTGACTGGTAG
- a CDS encoding thermonuclease family protein — translation MTKKQIKVLSIAILAVISLLYGWMAKNAPEGTKSDENNSIFIERVIDGDSIEANIHGKREKIRFIGIDAPELSQKPWGKRSKKFLEEMVSASGWQARIEYDVEKRDKYDRILAYLWGRDNKLINEELLLGGYAVLYTFPPNVKHIDRLKSAQVIARENKRGIWGKGGLKQLPSDYRKEHPRK, via the coding sequence ATGACGAAGAAACAGATAAAGGTCCTTTCGATAGCGATCCTTGCGGTAATTTCCCTGCTCTACGGATGGATGGCGAAGAATGCCCCGGAAGGGACAAAATCTGATGAAAATAACTCTATTTTCATCGAAAGAGTAATTGATGGGGATTCGATTGAGGCAAACATACATGGCAAGAGAGAGAAGATCAGATTCATCGGCATTGACGCTCCTGAACTGAGTCAGAAGCCCTGGGGGAAGCGTTCGAAGAAATTCCTGGAGGAGATGGTTTCGGCATCCGGATGGCAGGCCCGCATCGAATATGATGTCGAGAAGAGGGATAAATACGATCGGATTCTTGCCTATCTCTGGGGCCGCGACAATAAGCTGATCAATGAGGAGCTGCTCCTTGGCGGCTACGCAGTGCTCTACACCTTCCCTCCGAATGTGAAGCACATTGATCGTCTGAAATCCGCCCAGGTGATTGCACGGGAGAATAAACGCGGCATCTGGGGCAAGGGCGGCCTGAAACAGCTTCCCTCGGATTATCGCAAAGAACACCCGAGGAAGTGA